In a genomic window of Henningerozyma blattae CBS 6284 chromosome 9, complete genome:
- the DPH2 gene encoding 2-(3-amino-3-carboxypropyl)histidine synthase (similar to Saccharomyces cerevisiae DPH2 (YKL191W); ancestral locus Anc_4.293), whose protein sequence is MTSKAPALSTSQTEETFSFQKYDTNAHNRDYLGDLASSDLFTAIKNYYNVDKIADSLIGTDYKRVTLQFPDSLICDSSIVLQLLQSNPKLQNIRLYTLADTAYSPCCVDEVAAEHVEAELVIHMGDSCLNNVSKLPVIYSFGIPVIDKHAVIEKFVKSYPEKTEKICIMANAPYTTYLLDIYEELLSKGYTNLVSSSIDKSQLDENNIVIDDISIPSDYSKIINFGKRIIYTKTPISEEEFNTQDYKLFHFTKPSDSYLLYLTTKFNSVTIINPDSLEIFDGPLPSLMKRYKCMHVARTAGTIGILINTLSLERTNESVNKLISLIRSHEKKHYLFVVGKPNVPKLANFEAIDIWCVVGCNMGGMILDQTNEFYKPIITPYELTLALEDEVTWTGDWVVDFNKALQDIEIETTEDSQKQDKKEYSDEPEFDAVSGKFVSTSRPLRNLNYIDIQLENEATDSTSKQLVQNVSGGVIVKGTVSTSASILANRSWRGLGHGDDEGETDDEGAEIEEGISGVARGYDMDKDKL, encoded by the coding sequence ATGACTAGCAAAGCTCCAGCCTTATCAACTTCTCAAACTGAAGAAACATTCTCTTTCCAAAAGTATGATACCAATGCACATAACAGAGATTACCTGGGTGATTTAGCTTCTTCAGACTTATTCACtgctattaaaaattattataatgtAGATAAAATAGCGGATTCGTTGATCGGAACAGATTACAAGCGTGTTACTTTACAATTTCCCGATTCTTTAATCTGTGATTCCAGCATCGTGTTACAATTGCTACAATCAAATCCTAAATTGCAAAACATAAGATTATATACTTTGGCTGATACTGCATATAGCCCATGCTGTGTAGATGAAGTTGCGGCTGAGCATGTTGAAGCTGAATTAGTAATTCACATGGGTGACTCTTGTTTGAACAATGTGTCCAAACTACCagtaatatattcatttggCATACCAGTAATTGATAAACATGCAGTTATTGAGaaatttgttaaatctTATCCAGAGAAAACTGAAAAAATATGTATCATGGCTAACGCACCATATACAACCTATCtattagatatatatgaaGAGTTACTATCCAAAGGTTACACAAATTTagtttcttcttcaattgataaatcCCAATtggatgaaaataatattgttattgatgatatttcaataCCATCTGACTACTCTAAGATTATCAATTTTGGTAAACGTATCATTTACACAAAGACTCCAAtatctgaagaagaattcaATACCCaagattataaattatttcattttacCAAACCAAGTGATTCATATCTTCTATATTTAActacaaaatttaattcggttactattattaatccAGACTCgcttgaaatatttgatggTCCATTACCTTCCTTGATGAAAAGATACAAATGCATGCATGTGGCTCGTACTGCGGGTACAATTGGTATATTGATTAATACTTTATCATTAGAAAGAACAAATGAATCGgtcaataaattaatttcactAATTCGTTCCCATGAAAAGAAACATTATCTTTTCGTTGTTGGTAAGCCAAATGTTCCAAAATTAGCTAATTTTGAAGCAATTGATATTTGGTGTGTTGTTGGTTGTAATATGGGTGGTATGATTTTGGATCAAACAAATGAATTCTATAAACCAATAATTACACCATATGAATTAACGTTGGCTCTCGAAGATGAAGTTACTTGGACAGGCGACTGGGTTGTTGACTTTAATAAAGCTCTAcaagatattgaaattgaaactACCGAAGACAGCCAAAAAcaagataaaaaagaatattcaGATGAACCTGAATTTGATGCTGTTAGTGGTAAATTTGTAAGCACATCAAGACCTTTGCGAAACTTAAACTATATCGATAttcaattagaaaatgaagCTACTGATTCAACATCTAAACAACTTGTGCAGAATGTATCTGGAGGAGTTATTGTGAAGGGCACAGTTTCTACCTCTGCGTCTATACTAGCAAATAGGTCCTGGCGTGGTCTAGGCCATGGAGATGATGAGGGTGAAACAGACGATGAAGGTgcagaaattgaagaaggtATTTCTGGTGTAGCAAGAGGATACGATATggataaagataaattgtaa
- the MRPL1 gene encoding mitochondrial 54S ribosomal protein uL1m (similar to Saccharomyces cerevisiae MRPL1 (YDR116C); ancestral locus Anc_8.268) — MLTKLNFTLARQFHCSSTCFKARILSKNHPLKMEVPLALRYLRAIESGRKSSEQTVTLQTVVAAARGNTPLRGEINFHMLIRKPVIAVFTEDPEQHKIAKEMGIDIIGGSELIDKIASGEQKITFQTAFATTDMVQDLARVAQKLGKQKVLPQLKKKTVGDNIRELLQDKLYVVPFAEKASFISFPVGKCSFTDEEILRNLIKAREGLQKALREQNNKKPSTIIKATLTSTHGPGIDIDLF; from the coding sequence ATGTTAACCAAACTAAACTTTACCTTGGCCCGACAATTCCATTGTTCTTCAACATGTTTCAAAGCTCGTATCCTTTCGAAAAATCATCCACTTAAAATGGAGGTCCCTTTAGCCTTACGTTACCTTCGTGCTATCGAATCAGGAAGAAAATCATCTGAACAAACTGTAACGCTACAAACTGTTGTAGCAGCTGCAAGAGGTAATACCCCATTGAGAGgtgaaattaattttcatATGCTAATCAGGAAACCAGTAATAGCAGTATTTACTGAAGACCCTGAACAACATAAAATTGCTAAAGAGATGGGTATTGACATAATAGGGGGCTCTGAACTAATTGATAAGATTGCAAGTGGTGAACAAAAGATAACATTCCAAACTGCCTTTGCGACGACTGATATGGTACAAGATCTAGCTAGAGTAGCACAAAAATTAGGTAAACAAAAAGTTCTACctcaattgaagaaaaaaactgTCGGTGATAATATTAGGGAATTATTACAAGACAAATTATATGTTGTACCATTTGCAGAAAAGGCTAGTTTTATTAGCTTCCCTGTAGGCAAGTGTAGCTTTACAGATGAAGAAATACTTCGAAATCTAATTAAAGCTAGAGAAGGACTACAAAAAGCTCTTAGGGAacagaataataaaaaaccaAGCACTATTATTAAAGCAACTTTAACAAGCACTCATGGTCCAGGTATAGATATCGATTTATTTTAA
- the HYM1 gene encoding Hym1p (similar to Saccharomyces cerevisiae HYM1 (YKL189W); ancestral locus Anc_4.289) produces MFKKHKNQQDVDMAFWWKKNPHTPNEFVKSIKEQLNILHNLSGISNTSNLIGSTSNEDNNTNEKRRAQEECSKYLIGLKEFILRDGNNGNTLGNQPSNELMDEMYNAMHNKDLFYDLINNFCELEFEAKKEVMLIYAISLRYSKDNKLVTVDYLVSKPSIIKLMILKIEESLNNKKNYQDNFLMLGNMIIENIKYEQLNRIILKDPNFWKFFEFAKLNNFEISTESLQILNVALTSNIKLVSREFFNSYSSDDINNNSNENIPRFINNINKLIVNGTYVIKRQSIKLLTSLILNRTFSTLRNEYISSADNLKLIMLLLIDKSKNLQLESFNIFKVMIANPTKDKYVMEILIKNREKLIRYFNNFNLDNQDSKFNDEKEFVIRGIETLPRLAERAEF; encoded by the coding sequence atgttTAAGAAACATAAGAATCAACAAGATGTAGATATGGCGTTTTggtggaaaaaaaatccacACACACCAAATGAATTTGTTAAATCGATTAAAGaacaattgaatatattacaTAATTTATCCGGCATCTCAAATACATCAAATCTAATCGGCTCAACTAGTAATGAAGATAATAACACCAATGAGAAACGTCGAGCTCAAGAAGAATgttctaaatatttaataggCTTAAAGGAATTCATACTACGAGATGGAAACAATGGTAACACACTTGGGAATCAACCAAGCAACGAGTTGATGGATGAGATGTATAACGCTATGCAcaataaagatttattttatgatttaataaataatttctgtGAGTTAGAATTTGAAGCTAAAAAGGAAGTAATGTTAATATATGCTATTTCATTAAGATATAGTAAGGATAACAAATTAGTCACTGTGGATTATTTAGTTAGTAAACCAAGTATTATAAAACTAATGATACTTAAAATTGAggaatcattaaataataaaaaaaattatcaggataattttttaatgttaGGTAATATGATAATTGAGAACATTAAATATGAACAATTGAATcgtattatattaaaagatcctaatttttggaaattttttgaatttgctaaattaaataattttgaaatcaGTACTGAATCattacaaattttaaatgttGCCTTAACctctaatattaaattagtttcaagagaattttttaattcatattctagtgatgatattaataataatagcaatgaAAACATTCCAagatttatcaataatatcaataagCTAATAGTTAATGGGACATATGTCATAAAGAGACAGAGTATTAAGCTACTGACAAGTTTGATATTAAATCGTACTTTTAGTACTTTaagaaatgaatatattagCTCTGCGGATAATCTAAAGTTAAttatgttattattaatcgATAAGAGTAAGAATTTACAATTAGAAtcctttaatatatttaaagtCATGATTGCTAATCCTACCAAGGATAAGTATGTAATGGagattttaattaaaaacagagaaaaattaataaggtattttaacaattttaatttggATAATCAAGACtctaaatttaatgatgaaaaagaatttgttATAAGAGGAATAGAAACTTTACCAAGATTAGCAGAACGTGCGGAGTTTTAA
- the MTR2 gene encoding Mtr2p (similar to Saccharomyces cerevisiae MTR2 (YKL186C); ancestral locus Anc_4.284), with protein MNSSHNFNIVVTFVKKIMAHLDEPDASKLNSFLNLFNQSSSKVIFNGTPFNQAMSFIELWSNSIVKTNHLLSLLDFHEIPGTNILVININGKVRFDESGRDKNGRDSIIPLNNTQPTQMNANMANRSIWGPYFGMSLQLVIDSAIFRNNTVGIINSFNYNLIYKPEDSLIKI; from the coding sequence ATGAATTCCAGCCATAATTTTAACATTGTCGTGACTTTTGTCAAGAAGATCATGGCTCATTTGGACGAGCCAGATGCCAGCAAgttaaattcatttttaaacttATTCAACCAATCGAGTTCGAAAGTCATATTCAATGGTACACCTTTCAACCAAGCCATGtcatttattgaattatgGTCCAATTCTATTGTGAAGACCAACCACCTTTTAAGTTTATTAGATTTCCATGAAATACCGGGTACCAATATCCTAGTTATCAACATTAATGGGAAAGTAAGATTCGATGAGTCTGGAAGGGATAAGAATGGACGTGACTCTATAATCCCATTAAACAACACTCAGCCCACACAGATGAATGCAAACATGGCGAATAGATCGATCTGGGGTCCATATTTTGGAATGTCTTTGCAACTGGTCATTGATAGTGCAATTTTTAGAAACAATACTGTAGGGATCATCAATAGTTTCAATTACAATTTGATTTATAAACCAGAGGACTCTTTGATTAAGATATAA
- the CNB1 gene encoding calcineurin regulatory subunit B (similar to Saccharomyces cerevisiae CNB1 (YKL190W); ancestral locus Anc_4.292): MGASSSKIIDTLLEDTNFNRDEIERLRKRFMKLDSDSNGSIDREEFMNIPGVSSNPLAGRIMEVFDTDNSGDVDFQEFITGLSIFSGRGSKDDKLKFAFKIYDIDNDGYISNGELFVVLKIMVGNNLDDEQLQQIVDRTIMENDSDGDGHLSFEEFKNAIETTEVAKSLTLRLNI, encoded by the coding sequence ATGGGTgcttcatcatcaaaaaTCATAGACACTCTTTTAGAGGATACAAATTTTAACAGGGATGAAATCGAACGACTAAGGAAAAGGTTTATGAAATTGGATAGTGACTCCAATGGCTCAATTGATAGAGAAGAATTTATGAATATACCGGGTGTGTCTTCTAACCCACTAGCAGGCCGTATTATGGAAGTGTTTGATACAGATAATAGTGGAGATGTTGATTTCCAGGAATTCATAACCggtttatcaatttttagCGGTAGAGGTAGTAAAGATGATAAACTGAAATTTGCATTTAAAATCTACGATATCGACAATGATGGCTATATATCAAATGgtgaattatttgttgttttaaaaataatggtgGGTAATAATTTGGATGACGAACAATTACAACAAATTGTTGATAGAACTATCATGGAAAATGACAGTGATGGAGACGGCCATTTAAGTTTCGAAGAATTTAAGAATGCCATTGAAACCACTGAAGTAGCAAAGAGTTTAACGCTAAGATTGAATATCTAA
- the TMA64 gene encoding Tma64p (similar to Saccharomyces cerevisiae TMA64 (YDR117C); ancestral locus Anc_8.269), giving the protein MFKKNLTITTLSNLKNSESRNIRQTCRDALSNNEYEFPGSQVKQTTFESTVANGVIYTDSNNVPIWFKQKYSNTIVPTVYTAWEYPNNIPIIRTHDFIIETKIFNGANLMIPGTVGPHDERLKPGKICGIASTKVPGTILAIGLCTFDMSTVDTPLGKTGVAVEVLHWYSDELTNIFKIKLNPPTIMNTSNLKTLESMTQESMTQEISEAESEVKPDAPFNDTFTSNADDLAETLEQLRVEDIDNFLTQSLYYTITQETSLQLPIISSTFVSGYLMKNLPNVDHNQVNIKKSSWKKTAKFLKHFEKEGFLKLKGKGDDLTITGFNKEKPQLKTFVPYRIGKPAGALPSKDKQDNKNFLKVVTLYSPKKKNDSCWTALGLTSKSYFTSAEITSAIQGYIAKKNLANPKDKAKISMDDVLFDLVITNNKANANRNIMRSQVVEPVLVNNFLLYHQLFTHDNISLSKHPKKGSPPTVKMVTEKVKRGKVITRVSNFEVFNIDAKDMSNELKVLCSGSTSIEELPNGSEVQVQGPHGDIVMEYFEKHGIPRKWFDYTNKVKPKKRRS; this is encoded by the coding sequence ATGTTTAAGAAGAATTTAACTATTACCACTCTAAgtaatttgaagaattctGAGTCTAGGAACATTCGCCAAACATGCAGAGATGCGctatcaaataatgaatatgaattcCCAGGCTCTCAGGTTAAACAGACAACATTTGAATCTACTGTGGCAAATGGTGTAATTTATACCGATAGCAACAATGTTCCCATTTGGttcaaacaaaaatattcaaacaCAATTGTGCCTACAGTTTATACAGCATGGGAATATCCAAACAACATACCTATCATTAGAACACATGACTTTATTATCGaaactaaaatatttaatggtGCAAATTTGATGATACCTGGAACAGTTGGACCTCATGATGAAAGGCTAAAACCAGGAAAGATTTGCGGTATTGCTTCAACCAAAGTACCTGGCACGATTCTTGCAATTGGGCTATGTACATTTGATATGTCTACTGTTGATACTCCTTTAGGAAAGACAGGTGTTGCTGTGGAAGTGCTACATTGGTATAGCGATGAGCTgacaaatattttcaaaatcaaactTAACCCCCCAACAATAATGAATACCTCTAATCTGAAAACTCTCGAATCTATGACACAAGAATCTATGACACAAGAAATCTCTGAAGCTGAATCTGAAGTTAAACCAGATGCACCTTTTAATGATACGTTTACTTCCAACGCCGATGACCTGGCTGAAACTTTAGAACAACTTAGAGTGgaagatattgataatttccTAACCCAATCTTTGTATTATACAATCACTCAGGAAACATCCTTACAGCTACCCATTATTTCATCGACATTTGTATCTGGTTATCTCATGAAGAATTTACCGAATGTGGACCATAACCAGGTGAATATTAAGAAGTCTTCCTGGAAGAAAACTGCCAAATTCTTGAAGCATTTCGAAAAAGAAGGTttcttaaaattaaaaggtAAAGGTGATGATCTAACTATTACAGGCTTCAATAAAGAAAAACCTCAACTCAAAACATTTGTACCTTACAGAATTGGGAAGCCTGCTGGCGCCCTTCCATCAAAGGATAAACAAgacaataaaaattttttaaaagttgtAACTTTGTACTCcccaaaaaagaaaaatgacAGCTGTTGGACTGCCTTAGGTCTAACTAGTAAATCATATTTCACAAGTGCAGAAATTACATCAGCTATTCAAGGGTATATTgcaaaaaagaatttagCAAATCCTAAAGACAAAgcaaaaatttcaatggATGATGTACTCTTTGATCTAGTTATTACTAATAACAAAGCCAATGCAAATAGAAACATCATGAGATCTCAAGTTGTAGAACCTGTTTTGGTAAATAATTTCCTACTATATCACCAACTGTTTACTCACGATAATATTTCACTATCCAAACACCCTAAAAAAGGCTCACCACCAACAGTGAAAATGGTTACCGAAAAAGTAAAACGTGGTAAAGTTATTACAAGAGTTTCAAACTTTGaagtatttaatattgatgCTAAAGATATGTCAAACGAACTAAAGGTGTTATGTAGCGGTTCTACATCTATTGAGGAGCTTCCTAATGGCTCTGAAGTACAAGTACAAGGGCCTCATGGTGATATAGTAatggaatattttgaaaagcATGGCATCCCAAGAAAATGGTTTGACTATACCAATAAAGTTAAACCAAAGAAACGTAGGAGTTAA
- the CDC73 gene encoding Cdc73p (similar to Saccharomyces cerevisiae CDC73 (YLR418C); ancestral locus Anc_4.290) produces the protein MSSTLEKVRDHLKSEGEYFFLDSSNNKTTDILEATLLKFPNNSTNGLEETYQLNDETEFMVNSKKVPLRVILHCWINKDSNSAEYLEDCKAKNLINVSFLFRNDLINWLSGKSETSAYIQKINDSNTNINENATVLSEDVNDNINSPSTLTATTSIDMKTTPTNAPLDTKLKRTLEHERILLDHNKELRGSKPIDFGYLIKDAELKLVHSIKSSLKNKKYPGRDSSGISKHKQNAHNKNIRMKDPIILIPSAASSLFTLSNIKQFLIDEKYINPRDIASNHSELVTVEKKFDSLAKPARFLIVNNTRMFTKPEYWERVVAVFTTGHIWQFNNYQWNTPQELFQHCKGYYFYFNSDTVPQHVQQWNVSRVELDKNKRYKDMEVVRNFWLELEKELTSRGYH, from the coding sequence ATGTCAAGTACTTTAGAAAAAGTTAGAGATCATTTAAAAAGTGAAGGtgaatatttctttttagatTCTTCAAACAATAAAACAACTGATATATTAGAGGCAACTTTATTAAAGTTTCCAAACAATTCTACTAATGGCTTAGAAGAAACgtatcaattaaatgatgaaactGAGTTTATGGTCAATTCTAAAAAGGTTCCATTAAGAGTAATTCTTCATTGCTGGATTAATAAGGATTCAAATTCAGCAGAATATTTAGAAGACTGTAAAGCCAAGAATTTAATCAatgtttcatttttatttagaaatgaTTTAATCAATTGGCTATCTGGCAAATCTGAAACCTCCGcttatattcaaaaaatcaatgattcaaatacaaatataaatgaaaatgcaACTGTTTTGAGTGAAGACgtaaatgataatatcaATTCTCCTAGTACACTTACTGCTACAACCTCGATAGATATGAAAACAACACCAACTAATGCACCTTTAgatacaaaattaaaacgTACACTTGAGCAtgaaagaatattattggATCATAATAAGGAATTACGTGGTTCCAAACCAATTGATTTTGGTTACTTAATTAAGGATGCTGAGTTAAAACTAGTTCATTCAATCAAGTCCTCGcttaaaaataagaaatatcCAGGTAGAGATTCTAGTGGTATATCAAAACATAAACAAAATGCccataataaaaacataCGCATGAAAGAtccaattattttgataCCCTCTGCtgcttcttcattatttacaTTGTCTAATATCAAACagtttttaattgatgaaaaatatattaaccCAAGAGATATAGCTTCAAATCACTCAGAACTTGTCACAGTGGAGAAGAAATTCGACAGTTTAGCTAAGCCAGCTagatttttaattgtaaataatactaGAATGTTTACAAAACCTGAATACTGGGAAAGGGTAGTAGCTGTATTCACTACAGGTCACATATGgcaatttaataattatcaatGGAATACCCCAcaagaattatttcaaCATTGTAAAGGTTATTATTTCTACTTCAACAGTGATACTGTACCACAGCATGTCCAACAGTGGAATGTTTCAAGGGTGGAATTGGATAAGAATAAGAGGTATAAAGATATGGAAGTCGTACGTAACTTCTGGCTAGAGTtggaaaaagaattaacGAGTAGAGGCTACCATTAA
- the URA4 gene encoding dihydroorotase (similar to Saccharomyces cerevisiae URA4 (YLR420W); ancestral locus Anc_4.294), whose product MTEEIFLGQPCDMHVHLRDGEMCEIVTPTVQQGGISTAYVMPNLTPPITTVEQARRYYHKLQDISPSTQFLMSLYLNTESTPDLVRSAKESGFIYGFKLYPAGVTTNSSQGIDLSNPDGLKTLYPTFKAMEEEGLVLNLHGEIPSDAKGTVNIMTAEPLFLPQLRVLHATFPKLKIILEHCTTKKAVELINELNSSTKDSKSVTVAGSITAHHLWLTMDDWAGCPLNFCKPVAKTETDRIALIEAATSGKPWFFLGSDSAPHPTNPSKLGPHKIAAGVFTQPYVLAYVASIFEKVQKLDILKTFVTDSGREFYGVPESKSNKNVKNVYLLKDEQNIKIAKSFTNERENIEVIPFRSEEPVNWIVQWK is encoded by the coding sequence ATGACTGAAGAAATTTTTCTAGGGCAACCATGTGATATGCATGTACACCTTCGTGATGGTGAAATGTGTGAAATAGTTACACCAACAGTTCAACAGGGAGGGATCAGCACAGCTTATGTAATGCCTAACTTAACCCCTCCAATTACAACTGTTGAACAAGCACGTAGATATTATCATAAATTACAAGATATATCACCCTCAACACAATTTCTAATGAGTTTATACTTAAATACTGAATCTACTCCTGATCTAGTAAGATCTGCTAAAGAATCTGGTTTTATTTAtggatttaaattatatccGGCTGGTGTCACCACTAATTCTTCTCAAGGTATTGATTTGAGCAACCCTGATGGCCTAAAGACCTTGTATCCAACCTTCAAAGCCATGGAAGAAGAAGGGTTGGTTCTTAACTTACATGGTGAAATCCCGTCTGATGCCAAGGGTACTGTCAATATAATGACTGCAGAACCCTTATTTTTACCTCAATTGCGTGTTTTGCATGCAACTTTcccaaaattaaaaatcatACTTGAACATTGCACTACTAAGAAAGCAGTTGAATTGATTAATGAGCTTAACAGCTCAACTAAGGACAGTAAATCTGTTACTGTTGCAGGTTCAATTACAGCTCATCATCTGTGGTTAACAATGGATGACTGGGCTGGTTGTCCCCTAAACTTTTGTAAACCAGTTGCCAAGACAGAGACGGATAGAATTGCTTTAATTGAAGCTGCTACATCTGGTAAGCCATGGTTTTTCTTAGGCTCCGATTCTGCCCCACATCCAACAAATCCATCAAAATTGGGTCCCCATAAAATTGCAGCAGGTGTATTTACTCAACCATATGTTTTAGCGTACGTTGCAAGCATATTTGAGAAGGTACAAAAGTTAGACATATTAAAAACTTTTGTTACAGATTCAGGTAGAGAATTTTATGGAGTCCCAGAGAGTAAATCcaataaaaatgttaaaaatgTTTACCTACTTAAAGAtgaacaaaatattaaaatagcAAAAAGTTTTACAAACGAAAGGGAAAACATCGAAGTAATTCCATTTAGGTCTGAAGAACCTGTTAATTGGATTGTTCAATGGAAATGA